AATGATGAGCTTGGACGGATGGCTGTAGGGCGTGACGAGCAAGTCCTCCTCCGAGAGCCCGAACGCCTTCAGGCCGTTTTTCACAATGATCTCCGCCTGGTATTCCCCTATTTCCGAGGCGCGCATGCCCGTCGTGACGGGCTTTCTGCGCGCCAGCCGGGGAAGTTCGCCCACCAGCCTGGCGCGAAAGGCGCTGGAGCCGTAGCACCAGCCCCGCTGGACGGTGCCGGGGCCCACATGGCCGGCGGGGAGCAGGGAGCGTTCGTCCATGCGTTCCGCTTCAAAGCGGCCCATCAGGTGGTTGAGGTATTTCTGGCGGCCGTCGTCCGTGTCGTCGCAGCCAAAGCAGACGAGGCCGCGCTCCGGATGAATCCACTTGGGCCTTTTGGCGGGCGCGTCCAGCCATGCGGGCAGGCTGGTCCATTTGCAGCCGGAAAGGAACGTGTGGCGGCGTGCCAGGCCGGACCGCGCCGGATTCAGATGGATATAGTCGATGATGGTGGAAAAATAGTGGGCGTTTTCCGCTTCCACCACCATGGCGTGGTACCTGCCCGCAAACAGGTGGCCCCGCATGCGGTGGCGCGCGTTGAAACGCTGGGTGTAGGCAGTCTGGAGCCATTTCATGCCGTCCACCAGGTTCGCGCGCGCGGTCTGGAAGAGAATGTGGTAGTGGTTGGCCATCAGGGCATAGGCGTACACGGTCCAGCCGCTTCTGCGGGCCGCCTCCTGGAAAGTGCGCAGAAAGGTCTCCCTGTCTTCGTCATCCAGGTAAATGGCGTCTCCGCGGTTGCCCTCGCTCTGCACGTGATAGACCGCTCCAGGGTATTCTATTCTCAGGGTACGGCTCATGCCGGAAGCATACCGGATGAGGTCAAAAATGCAAGTTTGTTGTTATTTTTAACCTGACCCCTATTGCGAAAAAAGAGGGTGGAAAAAATGCGTTTTTAAGCGGGTCCGTGTTTCCGGAAAGGGGGAGCCCGCCTCCGGTGAACGCCGGACAGGATGCTGCCGGGAAAGACCGGGAAGCCCTTTGCCCGGATGGCAGCGGCGCAGCCATGCCGGCGTTTCCCCGTCTTTTTTCATGAAAGGTTTGCGGAGGAATGAGGCGCCGGAGAAGGCCGCGGTGTTTTATTCCCTGAATTCCGTCGGGAGCGCCGCATGCCAATGCGGCGACGGAAAAGAAAAAGGGAGCCAGCGGACGAAGAGAAAAGAG
The genomic region above belongs to Akkermansia massiliensis and contains:
- a CDS encoding transposase encodes the protein MSRTLRIEYPGAVYHVQSEGNRGDAIYLDDEDRETFLRTFQEAARRSGWTVYAYALMANHYHILFQTARANLVDGMKWLQTAYTQRFNARHRMRGHLFAGRYHAMVVEAENAHYFSTIIDYIHLNPARSGLARRHTFLSGCKWTSLPAWLDAPAKRPKWIHPERGLVCFGCDDTDDGRQKYLNHLMGRFEAERMDERSLLPAGHVGPGTVQRGWCYGSSAFRARLVGELPRLARRKPVTTGMRASEIGEYQAEIIVKNGLKAFGLSEEDLLVTPYSHPSKLIIALAVRQSTLVPYAWISNRLHMGIPKSMGTLLHRAKKMAETDLKTRAWIERLTA